In one Pempheris klunzingeri isolate RE-2024b chromosome 8, fPemKlu1.hap1, whole genome shotgun sequence genomic region, the following are encoded:
- the otoa gene encoding LOW QUALITY PROTEIN: otoancorin (The sequence of the model RefSeq protein was modified relative to this genomic sequence to represent the inferred CDS: substituted 1 base at 1 genomic stop codon): MWNCSNLPTMIKLMRNSSEASACYMKAFVAPLSWANLTTQSENNMDSDDYDTLLWAAKPLLQDMPSTRMNLPTNIVDQNMKKMVKMLKEVYDAMSEKQRTQVVKWVKEQIIQNDFNCTMRPSSDSRPKTLKRCKPSLKWLNSEALDMMGPYLSKLAPKDVDSSPKEKLCEFFRSAKLKPGLTVATKMNPSLGRKFLQKFQECFSGKEFAEHVDKLGTLACHYNPTPDLPPDLSRKLLSQLDNCDNPRSKRLKKQLVKYMMSNSSIVQELHKTGSIVTLLSPKQLSMIPADDLKEVLKTLGPIVNWTRGQLRALVKKMLGNEKCKKLPYEELMALQSIAEGLPRCVLKQFKAKEILGDSQGLKNITKRMSKGQLVAMLQGMREDVDPSELVQKLPDYLLQSLSLNNLDKANITSLDQVKNKVWNRAQAAFLAKKLHDRKQLKFRRLRSLLQGITCKMIEKVADNDLQDMAQAITETPQWLSKVQVGCAARKLFATLVKERPDYYKTITEEEMDEIPTLLLLHLPPSKVKDLPDSICPVFLDKMEVATLNLLPLRAPSRPALTNRALLCLTNPKIFAVCSXGTDLLFGLTTEDVLRLGPLLCELQPSQLRQMVPDVLNSSLQAMASCQHIPQRHRADLIQLVNQTFGDPSDWSAETMEALGPLLLLDDDATSALPNKPWMKDVLYFLKSSLSNASNTLKKKLFNLTTTKTSNAARKKRASSSNKADVEPTEELIEELGVSNVYWTAAQLDHMSAETFRATVETLGSISDYRADQLAVLTKKATETFGPVSQMPDGLVMQMRCITQGFSSADIEKLPFSLDNMEDIAQCGWTESQMDAVWRGVAKYNNLTAQQLGAVEMVDLNRFICGLNSSEMRQLSMDAFKDAVGSIAGIQCSFNVAQQLKSLAVSVFGDPSTWTEAQVSDLGNIIAGLSATELASLEPSVLAFLSQSSVPLIPPDNFATLSLAQLGALGPDNAAMVTSEQRAALRDEQRAHLDATMSGSRAQTQSPDQSGAPSLSVEGISAVMKPLLFLLMGFLLL; the protein is encoded by the exons ATGTGGAATTGCAGCAATCTTCCAACCATGATCAAGCTGATGAGGAACTCCTCT GAGGCATCTGCATGTTACATGAAAGCATTTGTGGCCCCCCTGTCGTGGGCGAATTTGAccacacaaagtgaaaacaacatGGACTCTGATGACTATGACACACTGCTGTGGGCTGCCAAACCTTTACTGCAGGATATGCCCTCTACAAGAATGAACCTTCCTACCAACATAGTCgaccaaaacatgaaaaagat GGTAAAAATGCTGAAGGAGGTTTATGATGCCATGTCTGAAAAGCAAAGGACTCAGGTGGTAAAATGGGTAAAAGAGCAGATCATCCAGAACGACTTCAACTGTACAATGAGACCATCGTCTGACTCAAGACCAA AGACACTCAAGCGCTGCAAGCCTTCACTGAAATGGCTGAACTCAGAGGCGTTGGACATGATGGGCCCTTACCTCTCCAAATTAGCACCAAAAGATGTTGATTCTTCTCCCAAAGAAAAG CTGTGTGAATTTTTCCGCTCCGCCAAGTTGAAACCAGGCTTGACTGTGGCCACCAAGATGAACCCCAGCCTGGGCAGGAAGTTTCTCCAAAAATTTCAAGAGTGCTTCAGTGGAAAGGAGTTTGCAGAGCATGTGGACAA GCTCGGCACACTGGCCTGTCATTATAACCCCACTCCAGACTTACCTCCTGACCTAAGCAGGAAACTCCTCTCTCAGCTTGACAACTGCGACAACCCCAGAAGCAAAAGG CTGAAGAAGCAGCTCGTCAAGTATATGATGTCAAATTCCAGCATTGTACAAGAACTACACAAGACAGGCAGCATTGTCACCTTGTTATCGCCCAAACAACTGTCCATGATCCCAGCCGACGATCTCAAAGAGGTTCTCAAAACTTTGGGGCCCATTGTTAATTGGACACGTGGCCAACTGCGTGCACTGGTCAAGAAAATGCTGGGCAATGAGAAG TGTAAAAAGTTGCCGTATGAGGAGCTGATGGCCCTTCAGTCAATTGCAGAAGGTTTGCCAAGATGTGTGCTCAAACAATTCAAAGCCAAGGAGATCCTGGGTGATTCACAAGGCCTAAAGAACATCACCAAGCGGATGAGTAAGGGGCAGTTGGTGGCCATGCTGCAGGGG ATGCGTGAGGATGTGGATCCGTCAGAGCTGGTGCAGAAGTTGCCTGACTATTTGCTTCAAAGTTTGTCTCTAAACAACCTGGACAAGGCAAACATCACCTCTTTGGACCAAGTGAAGAATAAAGTGTGGAATCGGGCACAG GCAGCTTTCCTGGCAAAAAAGTTGCATGACAGAAAGCAGCTTAAGTTTAG GAGGCTGCGGTCCCTCCTTCAAGGCATAACCTGTAAGATGATTGAGAAAGTAGCAGACAATGATTTGCAAGACATGGCTCAGGCCATAACAGAGACTCCACAGTGGCTCTCCAaagtgcag GTGGGATGTGCTGCCCGGAAGCTTTTTGCAACTTTGGTGAAAGAGAGACCTGACTATTACAAAAccatcacagaggaggagatggatgagATTCCTACATTATTACTTCTTCACTTGCC GCCTTCGAAGGTGAAGGATTTGCCTGATTCCATCTGTCCTGTCTTTCTCGACAAGATGGAAGTGGCCACCCTGAACTTATTACCTCTTCGTGCCCCGTCTCGCCCCGCACTCACCAACAGAGCTCTGCTTTGCCTAACCAAT CCTAAGATATTTGCTGTGTGTTCATAGGGGACAGACTTATTATTTGGACTGACAACTGAGGACGTGCTCAGGCTTGGACCACTCTTGTGTGAGCTTCAGCCTTCCCAGCTGCGCCAAATGGTGCCCGATGTCCTCAACTCCAGCCTCCAGGCTATGGCTTCCTGCCAGCACATTCCTCAACGCCACAGGGCAGATCTGATTCAGCTGGTCAACCAGACGTTTGG GGATccatctgattggtcagctgaGACTATGGAAGCTCTGGGTCCTCTCCTTCTTTTGGATGATGATGCCACATCAGCTCTGCCCAATAAG CCTTGGATGAAAGATGTTCTCTATTTCCTGAAGTCATCCCTGTCCAATGCCTCCAACACCCtgaaaaagaaattattcaaTCTCACCACCACCAAAACATCAAATGCAGCACGTAAAAAGAGAGC cagcagcagtaacaagGCCGATGTTGAACCCACTGAGGAGCTGATTGAAGAACTGGGAGTGTCAAACGTCTACTGGACAGCTGCGCAGCTGGATCACATGTCAGCTGAAACCTTCCGtgctactgtagaaacacttGGGTCCATCTCTGACTACAGGGCAGACCAACTGGCCGTGCTCACTAAAAAAGCAACTGAG accTTTGGCCCAGTGTCACAGATGCCTGACGGCTTGGTGATGCAGATGAGATGTATAACTCAGGGCTTCTCCAGTGCAGACATAGAGAAGCTCCCCTTCTCTCTGGACAATATGGAGGACATAGCGCAGTGTGGCTGGACAGAGTCACAG ATGGATGCAGTGTGGAGGGGTGTTGCGAAATATAACAACCTGACAGCGCAGCAGCTGGGAGCTGTGGAGATGGTAGACCTGAATCGGTTCATCTGTGGCCTAAACTCCAGCGAGATGAGACAGCTCAGCATGGACGCCTTCAA ggacGCTGTGGGCTCAATAGCTGGTATTCAGTGCTCCTTCAACGTAGCACAGCAGCTGAAAAGTcttgctgtgtctgtgtttggagaTCCCAGCACCTGGACTGAAGCTCAAGTGTCAGACCTGGGCAACATCATTG CTGGGTTGAGTGCAACTGAGTTGGCTTCTTTGGAACCGTCTGTCCTCGCATTTCTCAGCCAGTCCAGTGTCCCACTCATACCACCAGACAACTTTGCT actctctctcttgctcagCTCGGGGCTCTTGGGCCCGACAACGCTGCCATGGTAACCAGTGAACAGCGAGCAGCCCTGAGAGACGAGCAACGGGCCCATCTTGACGCAACCATGAGCGGGTCTCGTGCCCAAACACAAAGCCCTGACCAGTCAG